One Roseburia rectibacter DNA window includes the following coding sequences:
- the glmS gene encoding glutamine--fructose-6-phosphate transaminase (isomerizing), translating into MCGIIGYTGSEDVKGVLLDALELLEYRGYDSAGIAVADTDAKQTKVYKCAGRVKDLRTICESEKIITECGIGHTRWATHGGVNDTNAHPHQVGKVTLVHNGIIENYRELIADYELESVLKSETDSEVVAALLNKFYTGDPDEAIKKTVSKLKGTFALVILFEDHQGEIYSTRNVSPIVATFCKEGAMLASDLTALCRFTNRYFVVPEYHILKLTKDAVSLKDFNGNPVEPDYLEVDWELNNAGKNGYPFYMEKEIMEQPDAIERTIANRITSGMPDFTADGVPDEIFTQCERVNIIACGTAMHAGLVAQALVKSILHMHIDVDMASEFMYSDPVIDEKSLVIAVSQSGETIDTLEAVKYAKKRGAKCLSIINVKGSSIARESDYVLYTNAGPEIAVASTKAYTTQLAVFYLIVAKMAVLRGVFSQEETQSFVRELQRIPDVMKKVLEGRQDIHKLANKVLEAKDLFMIGRGLDYSILLEGSLKLKEVSYIHSEAYASGELKHGPIALITQDTPVVAAVTQEKLMSKELSNIKEVRSRGADIVLFIKESLAKDIDRAYDTFHLPDMQDEFMVMPASVALQLLAYYVSSDKGFDVDKPRNLAKVVTVE; encoded by the coding sequence ATGTGTGGAATTATTGGTTATACAGGCAGTGAAGATGTAAAAGGCGTATTACTGGATGCGTTAGAGCTCCTTGAGTACCGTGGCTATGACAGTGCGGGAATCGCAGTGGCAGATACTGACGCAAAACAGACGAAAGTTTATAAATGTGCAGGAAGAGTGAAAGATTTAAGAACCATCTGTGAGTCGGAGAAAATTATCACAGAGTGTGGAATCGGTCACACCAGATGGGCAACACACGGAGGTGTTAATGACACCAATGCACATCCGCATCAGGTTGGAAAAGTAACTTTAGTACACAATGGTATTATTGAAAATTACAGAGAACTGATCGCGGACTATGAGTTAGAAAGTGTTTTAAAATCAGAGACAGACAGTGAAGTTGTGGCAGCACTTTTAAATAAGTTTTATACCGGTGATCCAGACGAAGCAATCAAAAAGACAGTATCCAAGTTAAAAGGAACATTTGCTCTGGTTATCTTATTTGAAGATCATCAGGGTGAGATTTATTCTACTAGAAATGTCAGTCCGATCGTTGCAACATTCTGTAAAGAGGGAGCTATGCTTGCTTCTGATCTGACAGCACTCTGCCGTTTTACAAACCGTTATTTTGTAGTTCCAGAGTATCATATTTTAAAACTTACAAAGGATGCGGTCAGTCTGAAAGATTTTAATGGAAATCCGGTTGAGCCGGACTATCTTGAAGTCGACTGGGAACTTAACAATGCCGGAAAGAACGGCTATCCGTTTTATATGGAAAAAGAGATCATGGAACAGCCGGATGCGATCGAGCGTACGATCGCAAACCGTATTACAAGCGGAATGCCGGATTTTACGGCAGACGGTGTGCCGGATGAGATCTTTACACAGTGTGAGCGTGTTAATATCATTGCGTGCGGTACAGCAATGCATGCAGGTCTTGTGGCTCAGGCACTTGTAAAATCGATTCTTCATATGCACATTGATGTGGATATGGCCTCCGAGTTTATGTATTCTGATCCTGTCATCGACGAAAAATCATTGGTCATCGCAGTTTCACAGTCCGGTGAGACGATCGATACGTTAGAGGCAGTCAAATATGCAAAAAAACGTGGAGCAAAATGTTTATCCATTATTAATGTAAAAGGATCTTCCATTGCCCGTGAGAGCGACTATGTGCTCTATACAAATGCAGGACCGGAGATCGCTGTTGCAAGTACGAAAGCATATACGACACAGCTTGCTGTATTTTATCTGATCGTGGCAAAAATGGCAGTGCTTCGCGGTGTTTTTTCACAGGAAGAGACACAGAGCTTTGTACGTGAACTGCAGCGTATACCGGATGTCATGAAAAAGGTATTAGAGGGACGTCAGGATATCCATAAACTTGCCAATAAAGTATTAGAAGCAAAAGATCTGTTTATGATCGGTCGTGGACTTGATTACTCTATTTTACTGGAAGGATCCTTAAAGTTAAAAGAGGTATCTTATATTCACTCTGAGGCATATGCTTCCGGCGAGCTGAAACATGGACCGATCGCGCTTATCACGCAGGATACGCCGGTCGTTGCAGCAGTGACACAGGAAAAACTGATGTCAAAGGAATTGTCAAATATCAAAGAGGTCAGATCAAGAGGTGCGGATATCGTGCTTTTTATCAAAGAAAGTCTTGCAAAAGATATTGATCGTGCATATGATACCTTCCATCTGCCGGATATGCAGGATGAATTTATGGTAATGCCTGCATCCGTGGCATTGCAGTTACTTGCTTATTATGTTTCTTCCGACAAGGGATTTGATGTTGATAAGCCAAGAAACTTAGCGAAAGTAGTAACTGTGGAATAA
- a CDS encoding peptidoglycan-binding protein — MSDIAYTQNNIDAGELKIHVTARGSNRPIPDARVSISYSGDPDSVVEEVNTDASGMSEQITLRTPPLEYSMEPGENQPFSQYSIQVNAEGFRPFTVSGIELFSEQLSLQEVRMDEADTPGNPIDTIVIPVNTLWGDFPPKIAESEIKPISETGEIVLSRVVVPEYVVVHDGPPNDTTARDYYVRYKDYIKNVASSEIYSTWPDATLRANILAIMSFTLNRVYTEWYRNKGYSFTITSSTAYDQKFTYGRNIFQSISDIVDEMFQNFLSRPNVRQPILTQYCDGERVTCSNWLSQWGSKFLGDQNYETIEILRYYYGNNMYINTAEEVSGIPASWPRVDLTIGSTGEKVRQIQEELARISRSYPAIPTVTPDGIYGPATREAVETFQRVFGLPVTGVIDYRTWYKISEIYVAVSRIAELV; from the coding sequence ATGTCAGATATTGCCTATACACAAAATAATATTGATGCAGGTGAATTAAAAATCCATGTTACGGCAAGAGGAAGTAACCGTCCCATCCCGGATGCCCGCGTGTCGATCTCCTATTCCGGTGATCCGGACAGTGTCGTTGAGGAGGTGAATACAGATGCATCCGGTATGTCCGAACAAATTACGCTTCGTACGCCTCCGCTTGAATACTCAATGGAGCCAGGCGAAAACCAGCCATTCTCGCAGTATAGTATTCAGGTCAATGCTGAAGGATTCCGCCCATTTACTGTGTCGGGAATTGAACTGTTTTCGGAGCAGTTGTCGCTTCAGGAAGTACGAATGGATGAGGCGGATACACCGGGGAACCCGATAGACACGATCGTGATCCCTGTCAATACTCTCTGGGGCGATTTTCCTCCGAAAATTGCAGAATCCGAGATCAAACCCATCTCCGAGACTGGCGAGATCGTTCTTAGCAGAGTCGTGGTACCGGAATATGTTGTAGTACATGACGGTCCTCCAAATGATACGACCGCCCGTGATTACTATGTACGTTATAAGGATTACATTAAAAATGTGGCATCCAGTGAAATTTATTCTACCTGGCCGGATGCGACTCTTCGCGCAAATATCCTTGCGATCATGTCCTTTACCTTAAACCGTGTATATACGGAGTGGTACCGAAACAAAGGCTACAGTTTCACGATCACCTCCTCTACCGCCTACGACCAGAAATTCACTTACGGCAGGAACATTTTCCAGAGTATTTCCGATATCGTTGATGAGATGTTCCAGAATTTTTTGTCCAGACCAAATGTCAGACAGCCGATCTTAACGCAGTACTGTGACGGGGAACGTGTAACCTGCAGCAACTGGCTGAGTCAGTGGGGCAGCAAATTCTTAGGTGACCAGAACTATGAAACGATTGAGATACTGCGCTATTATTATGGTAACAACATGTACATCAACACCGCAGAAGAAGTATCCGGTATTCCGGCTTCCTGGCCAAGGGTAGACCTTACGATCGGTTCTACTGGTGAAAAAGTACGCCAGATTCAGGAAGAACTCGCACGGATTTCAAGATCTTATCCGGCTATTCCAACTGTAACACCAGATGGGATCTATGGTCCTGCCACAAGGGAAGCTGTGGAAACTTTTCAGCGTGTCTTTGGTCTGCCTGTCACCGGTGTCATCGACTACCGTACGTGGTATAAGATTTCCGAAATTTACGTGGCAGTATCACGGATTGCAGAACTGGTTTAA
- a CDS encoding DUF6553 family protein encodes MTTQNEKTDYLSEWPAHYYEIEDINERERILKLAIEQKLDPAGDEKRLLVLKKRFGEKQAEKRADHFLHAWMMIQATGAGGVSFFQKKRQKKELCGYFSQLGIQMEETKNVEKEPDREDACGYVLEEEWKNFAYTYLASCTGSRAYCSTLFGIVPIKDAAVAEKIAKDIDLVTKDYPAAFGLEEAVRPFRSIMVDSFCQYVPNGEAVWKSMHG; translated from the coding sequence ATGACGACGCAGAATGAAAAAACAGATTATCTTTCGGAGTGGCCTGCGCATTATTATGAGATCGAAGACATTAATGAGCGTGAGCGGATCTTAAAACTTGCAATAGAGCAGAAGTTAGATCCTGCCGGAGATGAAAAACGTCTTCTGGTTTTAAAAAAACGTTTTGGTGAGAAGCAGGCGGAAAAACGTGCGGATCATTTTTTGCACGCATGGATGATGATCCAGGCGACGGGGGCAGGAGGTGTATCCTTTTTTCAGAAAAAAAGACAGAAAAAAGAACTCTGCGGGTATTTTTCGCAGTTGGGTATCCAGATGGAGGAAACAAAAAATGTGGAGAAGGAACCCGACAGAGAGGATGCCTGTGGATATGTACTTGAGGAAGAGTGGAAAAATTTTGCATATACTTATCTTGCTTCCTGTACCGGGAGCAGGGCATATTGTTCGACTTTGTTTGGGATCGTTCCGATAAAAGATGCTGCAGTGGCGGAAAAGATTGCGAAAGATATCGATCTTGTGACGAAAGATTACCCGGCAGCATTTGGACTGGAGGAGGCAGTGCGTCCATTCCGCAGTATTATGGTGGATTCATTCTGCCAGTATGTTCCAAATGGAGAAGCGGTCTGGAAATCGATGCACGGATGA